A stretch of the Metopolophium dirhodum isolate CAU chromosome 8, ASM1992520v1, whole genome shotgun sequence genome encodes the following:
- the LOC132950771 gene encoding kelch domain-containing protein 4 produces the protein MGKNKKKGASRIEKATAKKEKKIAQRIKKDIGKIGEPEVSSIVAHIEAKNKAKIKVTETKIDNPSRRSNFTFVTHPDKDEIILFGGEFHNGKNTIMYNDLIFYNISHNTWTLVDAPGAPPSRSSHSAVSVAVDNGQLWIFGGEFASPSEYQFYHYNDLWVFGLKNRNWTKVMAEGGPCGRSGHRMVLSKRHLVLFGGFQDNTHNYQYFNDLYAFSLADYKWKTIKTSGQAPSPRSGCQMFAMDDGRIIVYGGYYKEKVKKDYDKGTILIDMYMLTPEKGDTDCSNYRWSKVKQAGSLPTARCSLSGLSIPGHNKAYVFGGVYDEEQGEDDLTSTFYNELYMLDMEQNTPTWRFISVKELASEEAQSLVNSETPTPTPRSHSGLAFKHNTLFVYGGIVEKGSKSLTLNDFYSLDVKKLKKWNVICNDDILKTVTSDCSSDDSMSTGDSSSESSESDGSSSDGQMDTD, from the exons AtgggcaaaaataaaaaaaaaggagcATCCCGCATTGAAAAGGCAACtgctaaaaaagaaaaaaagatagCTCAAAGGATCAAAAAGGATATTGGAAAAATTGGAGAG ccTGAGGTATCTTCTATAGTGGCTCATATTGAGGCTAAGAACAAGGCAAAAATTAAAGTGACTGAAACAAAAATTGATAATCCATCAAGGAGAtcaaattttacatttgttaCACATCCAGATAAAGATGAAATTATTCTATTTGGCGGAGAATTCCATAatggtaaaaat ACCATAATGTAcaacgatttaatattttataatataagtcatAATACATGGACGTTAGTGGATGCTCCTGGTGCACCACCTTCTAGATCATCTCACTCTGCAGTAAGTGTCGCTGTAGATAATGGACAGTTGTGGATTTTTGGAGGAGAATTTGCAAGCCCTTCAGAGTatcaattttatcattataatgatttatgggTTTTTGGACTAAAGAATCGAAATTGGACAAAAGTTAT gGCTGAAGGAGGACCTTGCGGTCGTAGTGGTCACAGAATGGTACTTAGCAAACGTCATTTAGTATTATTTGGTGGATTTCAggataatactcataattatcaatattttaatgatttatatgcATTCAGTTTGGCTGACTATAAATGGAAAACTATCAAAACTTCTg GACAAGCACCTTCACCAAGATCTGGTTGTCAAATGTTTGCTATGGATGATGGTAGAATTATTGTATATGGCggttattataaagaaaaagttaaaaaagaTTATGACAAAGGAACAATTTTAATAGATATGTATATGTTAACCCCTGAaa aaggtgATACAGATTGTTCAAACTATCGTTGGTCAAAAGTGAAACAAGCTGGTTCATTACCAACTGCTCGCTGTAGTTTATCTGGTTTATCAATCCCTGGACATAATAAGGCATATGTATTTGGAGGTGTTTATGATGAAGAACAGGGAGAAGATGATTTGActagtacattttataatgaattgtatATGTTAGATATGGAACAAAATACACCCACTTGGAGATTTA tttcagtTAAAGAATTAGCTTCTGAAGAAGCTCAAAGTTTGGTAAATTCAGAGACACCAACACCGACTCCACGGTCACATAGTGGATTAgcatttaaacataatactttGTTTGTCTATGGTGGAATCGTCGAAAAAGGCTCAAAATCGCTGACACTCAATGACTTTTATTCTTTAG atgttaaaaagttaaaaaaatggaatgtaATTTGCAATgacgatattttaaaaactgtgacttcAGACTGTAGCTCTGATGATAGTATGTCGACCGGTGACTCGAGTTCAGAATCTTCAGAATCTGATGGATCATCATCAGACGGTCAAATGGATACTgattga